The following are from one region of the Capsicum annuum cultivar UCD-10X-F1 chromosome 1, UCD10Xv1.1, whole genome shotgun sequence genome:
- the LOC124898823 gene encoding uncharacterized mitochondrial protein AtMg00810-like has translation MAKANPMRTLMASKSYPISSDGSLLEDPKEYQSIVGILQYLHLTRPYVAFVVSKLSQFTSAPTTTHWAMVKRVLSYIDGISANGLFLQKKEKKKTGMASGYRRRHQRRKRGEGKSAAAAMVGSPVGLLSLL, from the exons ATGGCTAAAGCTAATCCGATGCGCACACTAATGGCAAGCAAATCTTATCCAATAAGCAGTGATGGCTCTCTACTTGAGGATCCTAAAGAATATCAAAGTATAGTTGGaattttacaatatctccaccttacCAGACCGTATGTGGCCTTTGTTGTAAGCAAATTATCTCAATTTACAAGTGCTCCAACGACTACACATTGGGCTATGGTAAAAAGAGTTCTTAGCTATATTGATGGAATATCTGCTAATGGCCTGTTTCTTCAAAAG aaagaaaagaaaaaaacggGTATGGCTAGTGGTTATCGGAGAAGGCATCAGCGACGAAAAAGGGGAGAGGGTAAATCAGCAGCGGCGGCCATGGTTGGTTCACCGGTGGGGCTGTTATCGCTGCTATGA